The sequence ATGAAATTGGACAAGAATTCTGGGACTGCTGATGTCGTCTCATGGGTtctgaggaggagagaagagaagaccaCCAGCCCGAAAACCTCGCGGTCGCGGGGTTGCAACCCGATTGTAGAGACACGTTGAGTTTTCACACGAGTCAGTCCGTCTATCTCCGTCTTCCTCACGTGGCTTCATCCACCCTGGAACTCGAGTCATGTTGCCACTGAAACGGTTTAATTGTAACCACACAAAAGGGTGGTCGACAGACCAAATCTACCTATAGAGGATATGGATTTTGTTGCAAGTCTTGTGTGtgacttctttttttatcATTTGACCCTCGAAAGACTCTTTCTAGCTGACTATTCCTCGAGGATACTTGGCAGGCCCGCTGgaggctttctttttgagcattttccctttcctgcTGTttggaaagggaagaagaaaagagagaagaaagagagtgCTCCCCTCACTGTTGTTCTGATCTTATTGTACATAGATTCTTATCGAGTCATAATTTGAATACCGAGGTACAAGGCCACGCCCAAACAAAAGATCCTCAAGATTTCATTTGAACATGGATTCTCTGGCTATGGCGCATCATTGGACTGATTGCCATGGGCTTTAAAACAAAAACACAGAAAATATCGCCCATTCCCTTTGCTCATGATTTACTTTAGTCTCAACGGCAAAATTCCGAAGACGACTATCAAAGTACTAGACACGCGAGAAAGCTCTCGTAAATGACCGCGATGCATTACGGATCCTGGATCTTGACCTTACAAAAGAAACAACAACTTGCTCTTCTCCCACCCACTTACTACTACAGCGGGTGTtttgtcaacatcaacattAGAGTATTTGCTAGCATTCTCCCGCGAATGAAGAAGATATGGGAAACAAAAGTCAAAAGTGACTCCAAAGGCAGATCCCATTCCATCATGGAACTGTGTGTCTCCGTCTTGTCGGAAGAGCTGCGATGCGGGGAAAGCAACCCCGGATTTCATGCCGAGACTCGACAGTCATTCCCCTCCTTGTGTTTATTCCCTTGAAATCTGCACTCGGACTTATAAAACAGTTCCCTACATGGATCCTTCCATTTGACATTTCCACTCAATAACGCCATCCCACAATTCAGAATGACTTCATCCGGATCTCGATTACAAGGCAAAGTGGCCATTGTCACGGGTGAGACAGTCCCTGTCCTCCTTCTCGTTTCTCTCTAAAATAATTGCCCCCCAAGAATCTCCTTTCTCGTTCCCGAGTCTCATATTTCGTTCATCCAGGAGCGGGCTCTGGCTTTGGAGCTGCCATTGCCCGACGATACGGCGAGGAAGGCGCAAAAGTCCTCGTTGCGGATATCAACGTCCAAGGAGGCGAACAAGTGGCCGCGCAGAACTCGAGCGATCTCAAGTTTCAGCGCATGGACGTGACTCGACGAGAGGACTGGGAAGCGATCGTGGATCGAGCCTTCTCCGAGTTTGGCAGATTGGATATCGTGGTGAATAATGCGGGGACAAGCTATCGCAATAAGGTCAGTTGGTCGATTAAATGTTTCCTAGGCTTCTTTCTACTTCTACTCCTAGGGAGCAATCCCTCCCCTCTGCTGAGTTACATGGACCAGTGCTGTATATTTTGGAACATCTTCCGGCTAACAATCGAAAATAGCCTACCGTCGAAGTCACCGAGGACGAATGGGAGCGGGTCTTCAACGTCAACGTCAAGAGCATCTATCTCGCAGCGAACGTGGTCATGCCCAAATTCATCgagcaaggccaaggcggGTCCATGATCAACATCTCGTCGACGGGTGCCAGCCGTCCTCGTCCCGGCCTCGTCTGGTATAATGCTTCCAAGGGCGCCGTCACAAATGTAcaatcttcctctcctctcccctctaACTTGTTTTCCCCTTCGAACAGTTCAAATATGCTCCATGACAATGacagaaaaagcaaaaggtCCACCAGCTAACAAGAGGCTCATTCCAGGCAACCAAAGGCCTGGCAGCCGAATACGGTCCGCACAACATTCGCGTGAATAGCGTCGCCCCTCTGCTCTCCGGTACAGGTCTGTTTTCCATGTTCACCGGCATGGAAGATACTCCCGAGAATCGCCAGAAGTTCATCGGTAATGTGCCTTTGGGTCGGCTCACAGAGGTAGATGATATTGCGAACATTTGTCTCTATCTCGGGAGTGAAGAGGCGCGCTTCGTCAATGGAACGGAGATGGTGATTGATGGTGGGAAGTGTATTTAGTCTTTTCTTGCAATTAATTTTTGTCATGTTATGATGGATCTAAGGGAGATGGTGCTGTGTTGTCTAGATGTGTTCAACATGATCAGACATTATTGTTTGATCTGTGCTTTCTATGGAATCTCGTTTCGAATCAactttttcttgttcttaGAGCGTGTGCCATCTCATTGGGCATGTAACCCCTAGATCAGGACCACCTGAATTTTTTAACTTGGACTTTGTTACTTCCACTGAGAATTAGTGCTTTCCACCACTTCCAGGAAACTGCAGCTGATGAACCGTCTCCCCCCAGACTTAGAATCTCGTCACCTCCATAGCAGGTTTGGTACCAACCGCCGcctcaatcttctccaaaaCCTCCTCGGTCAACTTCTCCACGACGGCCAGCGCACGCACATTCTCATACACCTGTTCCACACGAGAGGCACCAATAATCATCGAAGAAACATGAGGATTCTTAAAGATCCAAGCCAAAGACAACTGCGCCGTCGAGACTCCCAATTCCTCCGCAATCGGCTTCAAAGCCGCCACCTGCGCCAACTGCTTCTTCCACCCCTCATCGCCCACCGTCTTGCGCAATCCCTGGATGTACCCATCACTCGACTCGGCCAGACGCGATCCGGGCGGAGGATTCGTGCTGTCATTGTACTTGCCCGTCAAAACACCGCCCTTGAGCGGTGAAAACACGGTCAGACCGAGACCGTGAGCCTCGTACAGCCAGCGATATTCCTTCTCCACGCGCTCGCGAGCCAGCAGGTTGTACTGGGGCTGTTCGACGCACGGACCGATCAGATGGAGTTTGTCGGCGATGCGCCAGGCGTCGGCGATTTCGCTGGCGGTCCACTCGGAAGTACCCCAGTAGAAAGCCTTGCCGGTGTTGATGAGATGGTTGAAGCCGCGGACGACCTCCTCCATGGGTGTTTCGCGGTCCGGTCGGTGAGCGTACACGATATCCACGTAAGGAAGGTTGAGCCGTTGGAGGGATAGATCCATTCCTTCAATGATGTGCTTTCTTGACAGGCCCTTGTTGTTCAGTGGTTTGTTGGGGTTGGCGCCATTGGCTCCGCCCCAGTAGAGCTAGTGAACGGGAGGAGGCCAAAATCAGAAAGACGTTTGTCCTGAGCTAATTCTCTCTCATTCATGAGGGGTGGGGGGTTGGATGTTGACGAAAGAGTATACAGGGTAGTACCCCGGTAGAACGGTCTCTTACCTTGGTCGAGATCACCAGATCGTTCTGCTTCCAGCCAAATTTCTTAATTGCTTCTCCCAGAAGAATCTCCGATTGACCTCCAGAATACCCTTCGGCAGTATCGAAGAAGTTGATGCCAGCCTCGTAGGCCGCCTTTAAGCAATCAAACGCAGTTTCTAAGTGCGAGATTGTAAGCATTCCACATTTGGCATTTGTTTTACCTTTTGTCCTtagaagaaggggagggagggggggagtaGAACGGCTAACACCAACAGAAGGAGGTGTAAGAACAAATTCTTCATACCATTTCCCACATGGCCACCGTAGGTTAGCCAGCTTCCCAACGAGATGACAGACACCTTGAGACCGGTACGGCCGAGGTTCCGATATTGCATTTCCGGCAGACTGTCCGACATTGTGACCGAATCttatggttttttttttcttcactcTGCACTTGTAAAAGACGAAGGAATTGAGCCAGGCACCGAGGGTGAGGGGCAGGACCAGGGAAGAGATGGACATCATGTCCCTTTTATAAGTCGCGCACATATCCCACTACCAACGACCAGACGTCACTTGGCTCATCCATTGGTGGATCATCCCCCAAGCCAGTCAAGGCTCGTGAAATAGGCCCATTCGGTCGCTGGGTTATTCCAGATTACTCGGGGATgcggggggaagagaaactAGACCGTCAATGGGGTCACTGTCACTTGTATGGTCCACAGCACACCAAAAAACCTCCCTAAAAGAGGGGGCACGAATGAAGCCTCGTCGATACGGAGCTCCGTTTGGGGTCAACCGGGCGCTAATCGGGGGCTCTCTGTTGCCCCAATTTGGACGCCGATCGTAGCGTTCACCTTCCCGGTTGGGGGAGatttggggggaggaggaggggcaCATTGGTACATTGCAGAATCCCTGAATCAGGCACAAGCACCAAGTGGCAGATGGTGTCATCTTTTAGGCTAATCGGCAGATTTGTTACTATTCCCacttctccttcccccctcaGGTAAATGGTTCGTCGGGGTTGCATTTCCACCGGCGCGATCAAGCTTTCGCTAATCATGCGGGAGGATGTCGAGGCCTGGTCGAAGCGGCCGGGGACTTTCGAAGCTCTTTGGTCGGTTCTTGGATCGGTTCACAAATGGGAGAGCCGCGGGACGAGTACCTCAGGTTCGTGATGTGCGTGAGAAGAAGGTCAGGTTGAGCAGATCCGCTGATTCAAGGGGCGTAGTGAGATTGGGACAATGATCTATTGATCACTATAGTTTCTTAGTATGCGGGGGTGTCATCCCCCCATTCGCGCTTTCAAAACTAGCAAGGAAAtcttcgaaaaaaaaaaaaaaaaaaagaaaaatctaTGACAATTGATATTCACCGTGCCCATAAGTTACGGAAACCCCGCCACTACAGAGGTAGTTTTACAACCATATACATGAAAAGGATAAGTCCCAAGGCAATGCTCTCTGGTAATGGGAGGAGTGAGCGACCATCGCAAGCGTGGCCACCCTGCAGAGTTCACCAGACGGTGTCAGGGAGCGCAACGCACCGCGTGAACCATTTCCTGACATCCGGCCATGTTCACCGTAGAATCTAGTGACCGTGTCCCTTGTGGGCGTggttgtggtggtggttgtgcGCACTGCCCAGAAGGACCTCGACTTGGATGTCGGGCTCCTGCAGCGTGGGCGGGCGAGCCTCTCTCTTGGCAATGTATGAAACCACGGTGGACGTCTCCACGGCAGTGGTGAGGGTGGTAGACACCGTGCGCAGGGCACCCTTGGTCGTGGTGACCGGGACACCGTTGTCACCAAGAACGACGACGATCTCCTGCTGGACAtagatgatcatctcgggGTATGCGTCCACCACGACGGAGGAGGTGGGCGTGGGCGTGGGCGTGGGTGAAGAGGTGGGCACAGAAAGAGAAGTCACCACGGCAGCAtcggcagcagcagcagcggtgcTGGTCTCGGGTGCGGCAGTCTTGATGGCGTCGGCGTGACCCAGCACATTGCCAACATTGATCGACTCTCCGAGCGAGACCGAAGGCTCGACGGCAATGGTCGGAAGACTGACTTCCAGCgtggcggagaaggaggcaGGCGGTGCCGAGGGATTCTTGTGCATCGCGGCATATTCGGGTCCCCAGGAGATCTTCATCGGGCCGGGAATGCCGTCGTCGTGCATCATGACCCTTTCATGGGCAATGGTGTGGGGCACGTCAATCTGACACTTATTTTGATCGGCGTCACTCTGGATGTTAAAGACGCCGCAAGCCTCAATCTCGCCGGAAGGGTCGGTACAGGTGTCCAGGGCCTCTTGAAGCACACCACTCTCCCAGCCGTTCATAAAGTCACCATGGTATCCATATCCAGTGGGGTCGCCGTTGGACAGAGCAAAGTATCCATCTTGGTCCTTGAAAGCGTAGGTGTTCCAGATTGTCTCGAAGAACAGAGTCGCCAGGCGAGTCTCGTATCCCTCAGGACAGAAACCGCCGTTGCCAAGGCTGGGGTATGCGACGTGTGATCGGTGATCGTCAGAATCGACATCTTCGCCATTCCAGCACGAAGGGAACAAGAGCTCCAGACGAATACCGTCGGTACAGTGCTCATCGAGAAATTTCTTGTCGGGCAAAAAGTGGCGCGCGAGGGAGGCCTCGGGGTCAGACTGGTAGTGCAAGCAGTTGAAACCGAGCGCTTTCTGGCGCAGAGCCGCCTGCGAGATGGCATCGCCAGACCAGGACGATTTGGGGGGGTCAGGCACTGGCCAGGTGAAGTTGCGTTGGTAAGGGTCACCAGCCAGCATACGGAAGTTGTCCGGGAAAGCCTTGATATCCTCGCCGTACTGAAGGTAGTATCTGATTCAGTGAGCATCAACGGTTAGTTCTCAAGATCTCCAATTCAATATacgccccctccccccgggCTGGATGTACATACGCAAGCATACCACCCACTTGCTCCACCATCTCGGCACTGCCATTGGCGTGCATGAAGTAGAGCGCGGGAGTCCAATAAGCGGACTTGTCCTGCGTCACAGCGCAGGATGTGCAGTCGGATTCCAGCAAAGAGTTTTGATCCGAACTCATACCGAAGCCTGTACTCTCAGTCAGCAACTTGGTCCATGCCTTCAACGGATACCAAAAGGACACTTACTTCCGGATCCATGAATGACATGCACATGGTTCGAAATCGAATTGGGGTCCACAATAGGATCCAGGCGGGCAACACCGCTGCGTCCACGACAAGGCAGACGCCAGAATGCATCAGACAAGCCAGGGAAGAGCGTCAAGCTGGCAACCAAGGCCGCAGTGAGGCGGTGCGAGTCCAGCATTTTGAAAGAAGCGAAGATGTTgataaagaaaaatgagGGGAGGAAGACCGTGTAAAATGAGCGACAGTCGAGCCAGTAATCCTGAATCGCGCAACAGGTGAGACGCAGAAAATTTCCCAATTCGACCGAGTCAATCGGTCAACAGGAAACCCAGGTGTGAAGCGCAAGAAATGAATGAATAGATGGACCGCGCAGCAGCGAGTGAGTAAAGATGTCTGTGATCAAGTCAGTTTGACTGGGGTCGCCAGACGTAAATTGCGCGTTGGGGTGGGAGGCGAAGAGCTACATCGATGACCCTCCAGTCGGCTCCGGTCGATCGATAGGAGTGTAATGTGGGATAGGGGGAGGGTTGCAAGCACTCGGTATATCCTCGTTCCGAATAATGAGGCCCTGTATCATGATCACACAGGGCTGACCGACAGGACATCCAGACGGAACCTCTCCCCGGGAGGCAGGCAGGGGAATGCTCCCCTTGCATCGGGGCGCAACGGCAGGCGCAGCAGTGGGTGTATCGAGCAGCAAAAGGGCAGCAGTGGGGTAATCGTGGGCATGTTGAAGACTTGATGATGACATTCCACTTACTGCGACTGAATGCAACGGTGAGGTCAGTTTGCTGGATCGTAGTAGACCAGTGAATTCCAACTGTGTCCAGGGTGCGGGCAGCCAACTCCAAACGTTGTCCGGTCTATAAGAACGAGCAGCAGCGAGTCAGTCCGAGGCTCCATGCAAACCCACTACGCCTTAACCCTGTGTCTCCCTGCCCGGATCCTTCTCCAGTGATCAAACTTacgtctttctttccttttttcccccttgagACGAAGGTAGATTTGAGGCTCAGCCTGTGAAAGAGTGAAGTTCAACGCAAGATTGAAAATATAAGGAACGATGCCACAGCCCTAGGAgaggagtggaagaaaatgagTGTAGAAACCAGGCTCGACGACAGGGATAAAGAAGGGAATGTGTAGGCTGGATCGAAAGCACCAGTCAACAGATGGGGtcgagggggaaaaataatTAATGGACTCAAGGATAGATTTATCTAAGACCCTCACAGACAAGACAACTGACTCGAGCCTCTCGTCCATCGAAATCAGGGGGGCGGGCTACATGAGGACTCACGCTTCACAGCCTCCCAtctgttttctccccctccagtCCCGCTATGCTTCATCCCCGGTGTCCACTGCCCAGTGGGAGTGGGAACCCAGTCTTGGCCAAATTTCCTGATCAGTGAACTAACTGAACAATGGGGCAAAGCGTCTACGGGTTGCCCCCAACGGGACTTGCTATGCGCGAGAGCGACCAGGGGCGGAGGAGCATCGATGAGCGCAGAAAGGGGAAAGATATCGGACTGGGTGTCCTCATTCGATAGGAACATCTCCATCGTCAGGACGGATGCCCGGTGGGCGATCTACATCTCAGACAATTAGGGAGGCAAAGTGGACACCTGCAAAGTGGATGTAGTTATTTATTGCCCTTGCACGTCCGTTGAGAGGTGCCAGCAATTTAGAGTAGGCCccgtccctctctctctccagcgGACAAAgtaaagagaagagggaatTCAATTTCAAGTGTCTGTAGGAATTTGACCAGAGCGAGCGTTCCACCGTTCGCGCTGGAGGATGGGGGGGATTGAGATGCGCCCACCTGA comes from Penicillium oxalicum strain HP7-1 chromosome I, whole genome shotgun sequence and encodes:
- a CDS encoding 4-formylbenzenesulfonate dehydrogenase TsaC1/TsaC2 encodes the protein MTSSGSRLQGKVAIVTGAGSGFGAAIARRYGEEGAKVLVADINVQGGEQVAAQNSSDLKFQRMDVTRREDWEAIVDRAFSEFGRLDIVVNNAGTSYRNKPTVEVTEDEWERVFNVNVKSIYLAANVVMPKFIEQGQGGSMINISSTGASRPRPGLVWYNASKGAVTNATKGLAAEYGPHNIRVNSVAPLLSGTGLFSMFTGMEDTPENRQKFIGNVPLGRLTEVDDIANICLYLGSEEARFVNGTEMVIDGGKCI
- a CDS encoding putative voltage-gated potassium channel subunit beta — its product is MSDSLPEMQYRNLGRTGLKVSVISLGSWLTYGGHVGNETAFDCLKAAYEAGINFFDTAEGYSGGQSEILLGEAIKKFGWKQNDLVISTKLYWGGANGANPNKPLNNKGLSRKHIIEGMDLSLQRLNLPYVDIVYAHRPDRETPMEEVVRGFNHLINTGKAFYWGTSEWTASEIADAWRIADKLHLIGPCVEQPQYNLLARERVEKEYRWLYEAHGLGLTVFSPLKGGVLTGKYNDSTNPPPGSRLAESSDGYIQGLRKTVGDEGWKKQLAQVAALKPIAEELGVSTAQLSLAWIFKNPHVSSMIIGASRVEQVYENVRALAVVEKLTEEVLEKIEAAVGTKPAMEVTRF